In Bacteriovorax sp. Seq25_V, a single genomic region encodes these proteins:
- a CDS encoding serine protease, producing the protein MTNLGKMIIALTVLTFSMPVIAIDKVIYGTDDRRDLFEETNPMYLDLAASTAAMIENGKVRSTDEGFVVGGTTLAERGICADAKFADQATTANCSGFLVGDDLLVTAGHCIKTQSDCNTSKWVFGYGHQTSDITRDIKVTSDDVYSCASIVERSLESGSKMDFALIKLDRKVVGRPVLKVRTEGKIEAGQKIVVIGHPTGLPTKVADNAWVRSNSNDVYFVANLDTFGGNSGSAVFNADTGVVEGILVRGEADYVYDWNKGCRVPKQCENDSCRGEDVTRITNITSLMKILTSN; encoded by the coding sequence ATGACAAATTTAGGGAAGATGATTATCGCTTTAACTGTTTTGACTTTTTCAATGCCAGTAATCGCGATCGATAAAGTTATCTACGGAACAGATGACAGAAGAGACCTTTTCGAAGAAACAAACCCAATGTATCTTGACCTTGCAGCTTCAACTGCAGCAATGATTGAAAATGGAAAAGTTAGAAGTACTGATGAAGGTTTTGTTGTTGGTGGTACGACACTAGCTGAACGCGGAATTTGTGCTGATGCAAAATTTGCAGATCAAGCAACAACTGCTAATTGTTCAGGTTTTCTTGTTGGAGATGATCTTCTAGTAACAGCAGGTCACTGTATCAAGACACAATCAGATTGTAATACAAGCAAATGGGTTTTCGGTTACGGACACCAGACTTCAGATATTACAAGAGATATCAAAGTAACATCTGATGATGTTTACTCATGTGCTTCAATTGTTGAAAGATCACTTGAGTCTGGTTCAAAAATGGACTTCGCTCTAATTAAGCTTGATAGAAAAGTTGTTGGTCGCCCAGTTCTTAAAGTTAGAACTGAAGGTAAGATCGAAGCTGGACAAAAAATTGTTGTTATCGGTCACCCAACAGGTCTTCCAACTAAAGTTGCAGACAACGCGTGGGTAAGAAGCAATTCAAATGATGTTTACTTTGTTGCAAATCTTGATACTTTTGGTGGTAACTCTGGTTCAGCAGTATTCAATGCAGACACTGGTGTTGTTGAAGGTATCCTTGTTAGAGGTGAAGCTGATTATGTTTACGACTGGAATAAAGGTTGTAGAGTTCCTAAGCAATGTGAAAATGATTCATGTCGCGGAGAAGATGTAACAAGAATTACAAATATTACATCACTAATGAAAATCTTAACTTCTAATTAA
- a CDS encoding dihydropteroate synthase encodes MPNNKVQIMGVINLTPNSFSDGGEHLSGQVVADKIKSFTAYENHIIDIGVESTAPFNDSISFKEEVSRLDEFFFPRLLEFKKLGVQTFSFDTYKHETMTYILEKLSGSESDFKIIWNDVSGVIDQELVSILNKYPEIEIVISHNLAGKRAFSGEHMDYVDESLTTASVISFFKKRVDKLVESGIEPGRVWCDPCFGFSKTQEQNYLLLDEILTLTEFYPKWLIGISRKSFLQKLVPGFEQMTKDQRIIGSEVFHQNYLANIVNTLESKEIIFRVHDPKSLSFLQIHS; translated from the coding sequence ATGCCAAATAACAAAGTTCAAATAATGGGAGTGATTAACCTCACTCCCAATTCTTTTTCTGACGGCGGTGAGCATCTTAGTGGCCAAGTCGTTGCAGATAAAATCAAATCTTTCACAGCTTATGAAAACCACATCATCGACATTGGGGTGGAGAGTACAGCTCCTTTTAATGACTCGATAAGCTTTAAAGAAGAAGTCAGCCGTCTTGATGAATTCTTCTTCCCAAGACTTTTAGAATTCAAAAAACTGGGAGTGCAGACATTTTCCTTCGATACCTATAAGCATGAGACGATGACTTATATTCTCGAAAAATTAAGTGGAAGTGAAAGTGATTTTAAAATCATTTGGAATGATGTTTCAGGTGTAATTGATCAAGAGTTAGTTTCAATTTTAAATAAGTATCCTGAGATCGAAATTGTTATCTCTCACAATCTTGCAGGCAAGCGTGCTTTCTCAGGTGAGCATATGGATTATGTTGATGAGTCTCTAACAACAGCATCGGTCATATCGTTTTTTAAGAAGAGAGTAGACAAGCTAGTTGAGTCGGGCATTGAGCCTGGACGAGTTTGGTGTGATCCGTGTTTTGGTTTTTCTAAAACTCAGGAGCAAAATTACCTGCTTCTGGATGAAATTCTTACACTCACTGAGTTTTATCCAAAGTGGCTAATTGGTATCTCAAGAAAATCTTTTCTCCAAAAACTTGTCCCAGGTTTTGAGCAGATGACTAAAGACCAACGGATTATTGGCTCAGAAGTCTTTCATCAAAATTATCTGGCCAATATAGTGAATACACTAGAGTCTAAGGAGATTATCTTTAGAGTACACGACCCAAAAAGCTTATCTTTTTTACAAATTCATAGCTAA
- the ftsH gene encoding ATP-dependent zinc metalloprotease FtsH: MKNQQKTLLLWTVFILMVLAISKVATEGRQVYKPVSYPDFISSVEAKHVEKVIFKGKNTILGKFNQGYENGSWFQTTGNTGPETFHILRDNKITPEYEEEEKQTMLTTFLIHWGPMIFLFVIVIFFLKQLQSGGGKAMSFGKSKARMLSPHDKKVTFADVSGVEEAKEELAEVVDFLKDPKKYTSLGGKIPKGVILVGPPGTGKTLLARAVAGEANVPFFSISGSDFVEMFVGVGASRVRDLFEQGKKSAPCIIFIDEIDAVGRHRGHGMGGGHDEREQTLNQLLVEMDGFESNEGVILIAATNRIDVLDSALLRPGRFDRRVTVGSPDVRGRLGILKVHTKKTPLAEDINLEVIAKGTPGFTGADLANLVNEAALYAARYGKKKLEMIDFEQAKDKVLMGPERKSMVISDHEKRVTAYHEAGHTLVGLNLPKTDPIHKVSIMPRGGALGVTQTLPSEDMLNLTKEKGENFIAFLMGGRCAEELIFGEISNGASNDIEKATGLANAMVCSWGMSEKLGPRNYKRPGANPFGGAQGEGVGYSEQTANEIDSEIHAFIDNNYKLAMKILTDNRGALERIAEGLMVWETLDLKQITDLVEGKDIGVPIIEKKEKKPIIGEDGSLIHVDKNIPDDGVIA, encoded by the coding sequence ATGAAAAATCAACAAAAAACATTACTACTGTGGACTGTTTTCATCCTCATGGTTTTAGCAATTTCTAAAGTTGCAACAGAGGGAAGGCAAGTTTACAAACCTGTCTCTTACCCTGACTTTATCTCTTCAGTAGAAGCAAAGCATGTAGAGAAAGTTATCTTCAAAGGTAAGAACACAATTCTTGGTAAATTTAATCAAGGGTATGAAAATGGAAGCTGGTTTCAAACTACTGGTAACACTGGTCCAGAGACTTTCCATATCCTAAGAGATAATAAAATTACTCCAGAGTATGAAGAGGAAGAAAAGCAGACAATGCTGACTACTTTTCTTATTCACTGGGGACCAATGATCTTCTTATTTGTTATCGTGATCTTCTTCCTGAAGCAACTTCAATCAGGTGGCGGAAAAGCGATGAGCTTTGGAAAATCTAAGGCACGTATGCTCTCTCCACATGACAAGAAAGTTACTTTCGCAGATGTATCAGGTGTTGAAGAAGCGAAAGAAGAGCTTGCAGAAGTTGTAGACTTCCTCAAGGATCCAAAGAAATATACTTCTCTTGGTGGAAAGATTCCTAAAGGTGTTATCCTAGTAGGTCCTCCAGGGACAGGTAAGACTCTTCTTGCAAGAGCTGTTGCTGGTGAAGCAAATGTTCCATTCTTTTCTATCTCTGGTTCTGACTTCGTTGAAATGTTCGTTGGGGTTGGTGCTTCAAGAGTTAGAGATCTTTTTGAGCAAGGAAAGAAATCAGCTCCATGTATTATCTTTATTGATGAGATCGATGCGGTTGGACGTCACAGAGGACACGGAATGGGTGGAGGCCACGATGAGCGTGAGCAAACACTAAACCAACTCCTTGTTGAGATGGATGGTTTCGAATCAAATGAAGGTGTTATTCTAATTGCAGCAACAAACAGAATTGACGTTCTTGATAGTGCTCTATTAAGACCAGGTCGTTTTGATAGACGTGTTACTGTTGGTTCTCCAGATGTAAGAGGAAGACTTGGAATCTTAAAGGTTCACACTAAGAAAACTCCACTTGCTGAAGATATTAATCTTGAAGTTATCGCTAAAGGAACTCCTGGATTCACTGGTGCTGACCTTGCAAATCTTGTTAATGAAGCTGCACTCTATGCTGCTCGTTATGGGAAGAAAAAGCTTGAGATGATTGATTTTGAACAAGCAAAAGATAAAGTTCTAATGGGGCCAGAGAGAAAGTCGATGGTAATTTCTGATCACGAAAAACGTGTTACAGCTTATCACGAAGCAGGACATACTCTTGTTGGTTTAAACCTGCCTAAAACAGATCCTATACATAAAGTTTCAATCATGCCACGTGGTGGAGCTCTTGGGGTTACTCAAACTCTTCCAAGTGAAGATATGCTAAACCTTACGAAAGAAAAAGGTGAGAACTTCATCGCTTTCTTAATGGGTGGACGTTGTGCAGAAGAGCTTATATTTGGTGAGATTTCAAATGGTGCTTCAAATGATATTGAAAAAGCAACAGGTCTTGCAAATGCAATGGTTTGTTCTTGGGGGATGTCTGAGAAATTAGGACCTAGAAATTATAAGAGACCTGGAGCAAATCCTTTCGGTGGTGCTCAAGGAGAAGGTGTTGGTTACTCTGAGCAAACGGCTAATGAGATCGATTCTGAAATTCATGCATTCATTGATAATAACTACAAGCTTGCGATGAAAATTCTAACAGATAACCGTGGAGCTCTTGAAAGAATCGCTGAAGGACTTATGGTCTGGGAAACTCTTGACCTTAAGCAGATCACAGACCTTGTTGAAGGAAAAGATATTGGAGTTCCAATCATCGAGAAAAAAGAAAAGAAGCCAATCATCGGTGAAGATGGATCTCTTATCCATGTTGATAAGAATATCCCTGATGATGGTGTGATCGCATAA
- a CDS encoding S8 family serine peptidase, with the protein MKKISLKVLLVLLSINYSYAREVINYFSDGKSISKKRVYDGDRLLAEHNYSIDGEEVTRTLYEYREDGSFYRINYMNNFERPKRKELVALRQGEEVVIERYGFDKTTFELENIDTLDGDRVVSRYVFAQEGENFTYRFNYDEDRIIGFDVLDTSGDVIGDYDQSIIGDIPGGPQDAVVKIAVIDSGFDHGHADLRDHILINPNENFDGVDNDGDGFVDNVLGVHYDAGNNLKFSTPLQGRIMDPGPRSSQKAGVYGIPFETINTNATGQINSHGTHVASIALRDLESASLLAFAGDFGEAKYLDLISKKLKESKVDFVNMSFSFPHFSSGDVARETYRSLQEMFKNNPETIFFVAAGNNGRHFTASRDSCLYPACYQFDNVVTIGATDSDKFDETGSEKMAEYSNFSETYVDFFAPGTKVKAALLGDMQIRYSGTSMASPMALNQAAKLKEAFPELTAKEVIELMKKRATKTTGIISKYGLIRPY; encoded by the coding sequence ATGAAAAAAATATCACTTAAAGTCTTACTTGTTCTTCTGTCTATTAATTACTCTTATGCACGTGAGGTCATTAATTATTTTAGTGATGGAAAGAGTATTTCAAAGAAAAGGGTCTATGATGGGGATAGACTTCTAGCGGAACATAATTATTCAATTGACGGTGAGGAAGTAACACGAACACTCTATGAATATAGAGAAGATGGTAGCTTTTATCGCATCAATTACATGAATAATTTTGAAAGACCAAAGAGAAAGGAGCTTGTTGCATTAAGGCAAGGTGAAGAAGTTGTTATTGAACGTTATGGTTTTGATAAGACAACTTTTGAGTTAGAAAATATCGACACTCTCGATGGGGATAGAGTTGTCAGTCGATATGTCTTTGCACAAGAAGGTGAGAACTTCACTTATCGTTTTAATTACGATGAGGATCGAATTATTGGCTTCGATGTTCTCGATACAAGCGGTGATGTTATTGGCGACTATGATCAGAGTATCATTGGGGATATTCCGGGGGGGCCTCAAGATGCAGTAGTGAAGATTGCTGTTATTGATTCTGGTTTTGATCACGGTCATGCTGATCTTCGCGATCATATCCTCATTAATCCAAATGAGAACTTTGATGGAGTTGATAATGATGGTGATGGTTTTGTTGATAATGTTTTAGGCGTTCACTATGATGCTGGAAATAACTTAAAATTCTCGACACCTCTTCAGGGCAGAATAATGGATCCAGGTCCTCGTTCATCACAGAAAGCGGGAGTGTATGGAATTCCTTTTGAAACAATAAACACTAATGCTACGGGACAGATTAACTCCCATGGTACACATGTTGCTTCAATTGCTCTTCGTGATCTTGAGTCTGCTTCACTGCTGGCCTTCGCTGGAGATTTTGGAGAGGCGAAATATCTCGATCTCATTTCTAAAAAACTTAAGGAGTCAAAAGTTGACTTCGTAAATATGAGTTTCTCTTTCCCTCATTTTTCTAGTGGCGATGTTGCACGTGAGACTTATCGAAGCTTACAAGAAATGTTCAAAAATAACCCTGAAACTATTTTCTTCGTTGCAGCTGGAAACAATGGGAGGCATTTTACAGCATCCCGTGACTCATGCCTTTACCCAGCTTGTTATCAGTTTGACAACGTGGTGACGATTGGGGCAACTGATAGCGATAAATTCGACGAGACGGGCAGTGAGAAAATGGCAGAATATTCTAACTTCAGTGAGACTTATGTTGACTTCTTTGCCCCAGGGACAAAAGTCAAGGCCGCGCTCTTGGGAGATATGCAAATTCGTTACAGTGGCACTTCGATGGCCTCACCTATGGCCTTGAATCAAGCGGCCAAGTTAAAGGAAGCATTCCCTGAACTGACAGCAAAAGAAGTTATCGAACTTATGAAAAAGAGGGCCACAAAGACCACTGGAATTATCTCTAAGTATGGTTTAATTAGACCCTATTAA
- a CDS encoding FAD-dependent oxidoreductase, translating into MDDIYDLVVVGDGIAARCMLFALALDDSFDNSKKILHISSDSFYPTCTARTTSVVSFGAHQKGISILGDLLVDSLFAFEEFCTTYSPEGVEFSRQYYVKPENESKLAQFNERYSHKTKIFNVECAFDRCAIINSSSLNSWLEASYLKYFSNYTKVDDVVTAVNLKDHVINTRKRDLVPYSKLLLCTGPYTPFLFKEKKLPEGKAVSGSYFQWEDIDLGSDSFVLSQGHFNIIYRSGEKLVLFGGTSYEGIVFDHYLQELRENYESFVSVFRELPLPSIETASVITGIRHKGKKRLPSFYTENDMIVLNGLYKNGFSFPFYFAKKIGLYL; encoded by the coding sequence ATGGATGATATATATGATTTAGTAGTTGTAGGAGACGGTATAGCTGCGCGTTGCATGCTCTTTGCCCTCGCTTTGGACGATTCTTTTGACAACTCAAAAAAAATTCTTCATATCTCAAGCGATTCTTTTTACCCTACGTGTACGGCACGTACGACGTCAGTTGTTAGTTTTGGCGCTCATCAAAAGGGGATTTCGATTCTTGGAGATCTCCTTGTGGACTCTCTTTTTGCTTTTGAGGAATTTTGTACTACTTATTCCCCCGAAGGCGTTGAGTTCTCTCGTCAATACTATGTAAAACCTGAAAACGAGTCAAAACTTGCGCAGTTCAACGAACGCTACAGTCACAAGACTAAAATTTTCAATGTGGAATGTGCTTTTGATCGCTGTGCAATCATTAATTCTTCATCACTAAATTCGTGGCTTGAAGCATCTTATCTAAAGTACTTTTCAAATTATACTAAAGTTGATGATGTCGTGACTGCTGTGAATTTAAAGGATCATGTTATTAATACCAGAAAGCGTGATCTTGTTCCTTATAGTAAACTTCTTCTTTGCACAGGCCCTTATACTCCTTTCTTGTTCAAAGAAAAGAAACTACCAGAAGGGAAGGCAGTGAGTGGTTCATATTTTCAATGGGAAGACATAGATCTTGGTAGTGACTCTTTTGTTTTAAGCCAGGGTCACTTTAATATAATTTATCGAAGCGGCGAGAAGCTTGTTCTGTTTGGTGGCACGAGTTATGAAGGGATTGTCTTTGATCACTACCTTCAGGAGCTAAGAGAAAATTATGAAAGTTTTGTCTCTGTATTTCGAGAGCTACCTCTTCCAAGTATTGAAACAGCATCTGTTATTACTGGGATAAGGCATAAAGGAAAGAAGCGTCTTCCATCTTTTTATACTGAGAATGACATGATTGTTTTAAATGGGCTTTATAAGAATGGATTTTCATTCCCATTTTATTTTGCCAAAAAAATAGGCCTCTATCTCTAG
- a CDS encoding DUF5329 family protein, translated as MHITNKLLLSIILFCQLAFAGVEENEKRIEFLLNAINQSKGTFYRSGESYPATKAHDHIKRKYRIGMLNPFSPSKEEWTAEFFIDNVASKSSSTGEDYFIDENGKRMKMKEWLDNKLKTFNKNSL; from the coding sequence AACTTTTATTGTCTATTATTTTATTTTGTCAGCTCGCTTTTGCTGGCGTAGAAGAAAATGAAAAAAGAATTGAATTTCTTTTAAATGCAATAAATCAATCGAAAGGGACTTTCTATCGATCTGGGGAGTCCTACCCCGCGACTAAGGCCCACGATCATATTAAAAGAAAATATAGAATTGGAATGCTTAACCCTTTTTCTCCTTCTAAAGAAGAGTGGACGGCTGAGTTTTTTATCGACAATGTAGCTTCAAAGTCATCAAGTACTGGAGAAGATTATTTTATAGATGAGAACGGTAAACGTATGAAGATGAAAGAATGGCTTGATAATAAATTAAAAACTTTCAATAAAAACTCGTTGTAA
- a CDS encoding serine protease — protein sequence MRTTLLVLLLAFTNSVIAKNKAIYGEFNVFHTETSQDISIRKNAKATALVVNKFSIEKITDNLFAMNTKTLGQRAPLCEGNPWKDEIALGSCSSFLISKDTIVTAGHCVQNAQWDCNQKSFIFNVESKFFTSTKKQYFRKSDVYTCSKILAHEIDADSGIDLAVIKLDREVEGVTPLKLSRTGDEKLGTSITMIGNPLGLSSMTSENGRIRAFEENFYVADLDSFAGNSGAPVFKNDSNDVIGVLVRGEEDFEYNEETDCFEQVKCLEGECRGEDIVKASSVLKLIEKI from the coding sequence ATGCGTACAACATTACTTGTTTTACTACTTGCCTTTACTAACTCTGTTATTGCGAAGAATAAAGCAATCTATGGTGAGTTTAATGTTTTTCACACTGAAACCAGTCAGGATATCTCAATAAGAAAAAATGCTAAGGCCACGGCCCTTGTTGTTAATAAGTTCAGCATTGAGAAGATTACAGATAATTTGTTTGCTATGAATACAAAAACACTAGGCCAAAGGGCCCCTCTATGCGAAGGTAATCCATGGAAAGATGAAATTGCACTTGGTTCTTGTTCTAGTTTTCTAATTTCAAAAGATACTATCGTAACTGCAGGACACTGTGTTCAAAATGCACAGTGGGATTGTAATCAAAAATCTTTTATTTTTAATGTTGAATCGAAATTTTTCACTTCAACTAAGAAGCAATACTTTAGAAAGAGTGATGTCTATACTTGCTCAAAAATTCTTGCCCATGAAATTGATGCTGATAGTGGTATCGATCTCGCCGTTATTAAACTTGATCGCGAAGTCGAAGGTGTTACACCTTTAAAGTTATCTCGCACAGGTGATGAAAAACTTGGTACCTCGATAACGATGATTGGAAATCCATTAGGCCTATCAAGTATGACTTCTGAGAATGGAAGAATCAGAGCTTTTGAGGAGAACTTTTACGTGGCCGACCTTGATTCTTTTGCTGGCAATAGTGGTGCCCCGGTATTTAAAAATGATAGCAATGATGTAATTGGAGTTCTTGTTCGTGGCGAAGAAGATTTCGAATATAACGAAGAAACTGATTGTTTTGAGCAAGTAAAATGTCTCGAAGGTGAGTGTCGTGGTGAAGACATCGTTAAAGCATCTTCTGTTTTAAAATTAATCGAAAAAATTTAA
- the tilS gene encoding tRNA lysidine(34) synthetase TilS produces MTNLKRYLFNFSKHINEFCVEFNLIGSKRPVIALSGGLDSVALLSVINDLHLQGFVRRPRAVTVDHGTRADISHELAGLKDFCLKLGIEYTILKIAPLDLKASNFENLARHARYQALKENLEKDEVCLLGHHLDDCFEWSLMQQFKSSQMSSKLGIPVKRGIFRRPLHCVSRAQILKYARLKNLSWFEDSSNKNLKFERNFVRENLVKKIAKRYPKYLKHYVNSQRELKLMLQSNNAHKKMMVKYRHREWGVILEVEGDLQPDLLKREIFKISSATRGQVSLQIDKFVQNFNKNTNETKGPYTFSGGIEVYQFGRAIIIVAKNFEIEPIASQIPGAFPFIVKAKPKEALRGTSIFLSAKCRELQEQMDVSYPWKSPRGQVLIYI; encoded by the coding sequence ATGACAAATCTAAAGCGCTATCTATTCAACTTTTCGAAACATATCAATGAATTTTGTGTGGAATTCAATTTAATCGGATCAAAGCGTCCTGTTATTGCACTCAGTGGTGGCCTTGATTCTGTGGCCCTACTCTCTGTGATAAATGACCTTCATCTGCAAGGATTTGTGCGTAGGCCTCGTGCTGTGACAGTTGATCATGGAACTCGTGCAGACATTTCTCATGAGCTTGCTGGACTCAAGGACTTTTGTCTGAAGCTTGGAATTGAATATACAATTTTAAAAATTGCGCCTCTTGATCTAAAAGCTTCAAATTTTGAAAATCTTGCACGTCATGCTCGCTATCAAGCTTTAAAAGAAAATCTCGAAAAAGATGAAGTTTGCTTACTTGGTCACCATTTAGACGATTGTTTTGAATGGTCATTAATGCAACAATTCAAAAGTTCTCAAATGAGCTCTAAACTGGGAATTCCTGTTAAAAGAGGAATATTTAGAAGACCGCTTCATTGTGTCTCTCGTGCCCAAATTTTAAAATATGCGCGACTAAAAAATCTATCTTGGTTTGAAGATAGTTCAAATAAAAATTTAAAATTTGAAAGAAATTTTGTACGCGAAAATTTAGTCAAAAAAATCGCTAAGCGCTATCCAAAATATCTCAAGCACTATGTGAATTCACAGCGTGAATTAAAACTAATGCTCCAAAGTAACAATGCTCATAAAAAGATGATGGTGAAATACCGTCATAGAGAATGGGGAGTAATTTTAGAAGTTGAAGGTGATCTACAACCAGATCTTCTTAAGCGTGAGATCTTTAAAATTTCAAGTGCGACTAGAGGCCAAGTCTCGTTGCAGATAGATAAATTTGTTCAAAATTTTAATAAGAACACAAATGAGACTAAAGGCCCATACACATTTTCTGGGGGGATTGAAGTTTACCAGTTTGGCCGTGCAATAATTATTGTTGCTAAGAACTTTGAGATAGAACCCATAGCTTCTCAGATTCCTGGCGCTTTTCCATTTATAGTCAAGGCGAAACCTAAGGAGGCCCTGCGCGGTACGTCTATCTTTTTATCTGCTAAATGCCGCGAACTTCAAGAGCAAATGGATGTCTCATACCCATGGAAGTCCCCGAGAGGGCAAGTTCTTATCTATATTTAA
- a CDS encoding Tex family protein, whose product MNIDNNAVLYCVDNTDIQAKYIMAVLEMLYVEDCTVPFITRYRKEKTGGMDETQIRELQTKYEEYIEREKRRAFILEAIKKLELLTPDLEKKILAATTINQLEDLYAPFKSKRKTKGMVAKEAGLEPFANFMLTTKAPMTEIAKEAVKYIKPDLKIASFDDVIKGACDIIIEMFAHDSEIKDQLRLEYWKLATIKTSKRKEADEVKDSDKYKDYFEFEQSVSGLKDPKATHRFLAIRRAMTQKVLKVDVIFDEAMATSKIRSKYYEDSSLTLLKVLEDCALKSFKNYIHSSLDLEIKTELKKLADESAIEVFGANLKNLLLQPYLGPKTVLGIDPGVVTGCKTVVVDNTGKFVVDTVIYPHPPKNFKEQSARILEAMIDQFNVEYIAIGSGTYGRETLQFVEDMVKQVRDGKVKATMISEDGASVYSASEIAKKEFPDKDATVRGAISIARRFQDPLAELVKIDPKSIGVGQYQHDVNQTRLKKSLDGVVESCVNYVGVDLNTASAPLLSFISGIGPSVAENVVKYRDSKGLFKKREEILKVPRFTAKVFEQAAGFLRIYNGENPLDSTFIHPERYQTLEDWAKENGKSVKELVEDKELAKKIKTDSKLVDELGQFTIDDIVKSLTAPTQDPRTEFKTTEFRKDAQSIKDIKIGEWYPGIVKNITQFGAFVDIGIKENGLVHVSQMADHFVENALDALKAGQEVKVMVLDVDLERKRISLTCKKGEDSKQFVRPTGGSSPRQGGNRAPKPQADAPIRNNAFAALKNFKLK is encoded by the coding sequence GTGAATATTGACAATAATGCAGTACTCTATTGCGTGGATAACACAGACATTCAGGCAAAGTATATTATGGCAGTTCTAGAGATGCTATATGTGGAAGATTGCACTGTTCCATTTATCACACGTTACCGTAAAGAAAAAACGGGCGGAATGGATGAAACTCAAATCAGAGAATTACAAACAAAGTACGAAGAATATATTGAAAGAGAAAAAAGAAGAGCATTCATTCTTGAGGCAATTAAGAAGCTTGAACTGCTCACACCAGATCTTGAGAAGAAAATCTTAGCAGCAACTACAATCAACCAACTCGAAGATCTCTATGCACCATTTAAGTCAAAGAGAAAAACAAAAGGTATGGTTGCCAAAGAAGCTGGACTTGAGCCATTTGCAAACTTCATGCTAACGACAAAAGCACCAATGACAGAAATTGCAAAAGAAGCAGTTAAGTATATCAAGCCAGATCTTAAGATTGCTTCATTTGATGACGTTATCAAAGGTGCATGTGATATTATTATTGAAATGTTTGCACACGACTCAGAAATCAAGGATCAATTAAGACTTGAGTACTGGAAGCTTGCAACAATTAAAACATCTAAGAGAAAAGAAGCAGATGAAGTAAAAGACTCTGACAAATACAAAGACTACTTTGAATTTGAACAAAGTGTTTCTGGTTTAAAAGACCCGAAGGCCACTCACCGTTTCCTGGCAATTAGAAGAGCGATGACTCAAAAAGTACTTAAGGTCGATGTTATTTTTGATGAGGCAATGGCAACTTCAAAAATAAGAAGCAAGTACTACGAAGATTCAAGCTTAACTCTTTTAAAAGTTCTTGAAGACTGTGCACTAAAATCATTTAAAAATTATATTCATAGTTCACTTGATCTTGAGATAAAAACTGAGCTTAAAAAACTTGCTGATGAGTCAGCAATTGAAGTATTTGGCGCAAACCTTAAAAACCTTCTTCTTCAACCATACCTAGGCCCAAAAACTGTACTTGGAATTGACCCAGGTGTTGTGACAGGTTGTAAAACTGTTGTGGTTGATAATACAGGTAAGTTTGTAGTTGATACTGTTATCTATCCTCACCCACCTAAGAACTTCAAAGAACAATCAGCAAGAATTCTTGAAGCAATGATTGATCAATTTAATGTTGAGTATATTGCTATTGGGTCCGGAACATATGGAAGAGAAACACTTCAATTTGTAGAAGACATGGTAAAACAAGTTAGGGATGGAAAAGTAAAAGCAACAATGATCTCTGAGGATGGAGCTTCTGTTTATTCTGCGTCGGAAATTGCAAAGAAAGAATTCCCAGACAAAGATGCAACGGTAAGAGGAGCAATCTCGATTGCAAGAAGATTCCAAGACCCTCTAGCAGAACTAGTTAAAATTGATCCAAAATCAATTGGTGTTGGTCAGTACCAGCACGACGTCAACCAGACAAGACTTAAAAAATCTCTTGATGGTGTCGTTGAAAGTTGTGTTAACTACGTAGGAGTTGATTTAAATACAGCGAGTGCTCCTCTACTATCTTTTATTTCAGGAATTGGGCCAAGTGTTGCAGAAAATGTTGTTAAATATAGAGACAGCAAGGGACTTTTTAAGAAGAGAGAAGAAATTTTAAAGGTACCACGTTTTACAGCAAAAGTTTTTGAACAGGCCGCAGGTTTTTTAAGAATTTATAACGGTGAAAACCCTCTAGATTCAACATTTATTCACCCAGAAAGATATCAAACTCTTGAAGACTGGGCGAAAGAGAATGGAAAATCAGTAAAAGAACTTGTTGAAGACAAAGAACTTGCAAAGAAAATTAAAACAGACTCAAAGCTTGTTGATGAGCTTGGACAATTTACAATTGATGATATTGTTAAGTCTTTAACTGCTCCAACTCAAGATCCGCGTACAGAGTTTAAGACAACAGAGTTTAGAAAAGACGCTCAATCAATTAAAGATATTAAAATTGGCGAGTGGTACCCGGGTATCGTTAAAAACATTACTCAGTTTGGTGCCTTCGTTGATATCGGGATCAAAGAGAATGGACTTGTGCACGTTTCACAAATGGCCGACCACTTTGTAGAAAATGCACTTGATGCTCTAAAAGCTGGTCAAGAAGTTAAGGTAATGGTTTTAGATGTTGATCTCGAAAGAAAGAGAATTTCACTAACTTGTAAAAAAGGTGAAGACTCTAAGCAATTTGTAAGACCTACGGGTGGCTCTTCTCCAAGACAGGGAGGCAATAGAGCTCCAAAACCACAAGCAGATGCACCAATTAGAAATAATGCATTCGCAGCTCTTAAGAACTTTAAACTGAAATAA